The following are encoded in a window of Paenibacillaceae bacterium GAS479 genomic DNA:
- a CDS encoding Transglutaminase-like superfamily protein, protein MGLNKKATTRAVLAVLLASSLVFPAPGQIHAASSEVSTTTAIVAATDQAKLYAPGSTHNASSYGEIANIVFNVMSNNYGDRVTINFKGDTSGIDKKLQQVFKDVGSKNDYMRFVLKKMNWSWTSTASEATIEYGMTYWETPEQSEAVRQEARKALTDKTIFGKQGKEHLQAIYEWVIGRLRYDSSLDDHSAYAGLFGPNGTVCQGYALLLQRMLEEAGYENRMIYGSAKGDLHIWNMVKLNGTWLHLDTTLDDPGAGRSKLTYFLKSDAVIEKDHIWDRTAYPRSGTELKAAGIRSLKL, encoded by the coding sequence ATGGGTTTGAATAAAAAGGCGACAACAAGGGCAGTTTTGGCGGTTTTGCTGGCATCCAGTCTTGTTTTTCCTGCTCCAGGGCAAATACATGCCGCTTCCTCGGAGGTATCCACAACAACTGCCATTGTTGCTGCAACTGATCAGGCCAAGCTTTACGCACCGGGCTCGACACATAATGCTTCTTCCTATGGAGAAATCGCGAATATTGTATTCAATGTCATGAGCAACAACTACGGGGACCGTGTAACGATTAATTTTAAAGGCGACACATCCGGCATCGATAAAAAGCTGCAGCAGGTGTTCAAGGATGTTGGCTCCAAAAATGATTATATGCGCTTTGTTCTTAAAAAAATGAATTGGAGCTGGACAAGCACCGCGTCCGAGGCAACGATTGAATATGGAATGACATATTGGGAAACACCGGAGCAAAGCGAAGCCGTACGGCAGGAGGCGCGCAAGGCATTAACCGATAAAACGATTTTTGGCAAACAAGGTAAAGAGCATCTGCAGGCCATTTATGAATGGGTAATCGGGCGATTGCGTTACGATAGTTCGCTTGACGATCATTCCGCTTATGCAGGTTTATTTGGCCCGAATGGTACGGTATGCCAAGGTTATGCGCTGTTGCTGCAACGGATGCTTGAAGAGGCAGGGTATGAGAACCGAATGATTTATGGCAGCGCCAAGGGCGATTTGCATATTTGGAATATGGTCAAACTGAATGGTACTTGGCTTCATCTGGATACAACGCTGGATGATCCCGGCGCAGGTCGCAGCAAGCTTACCTATTTCCTCAAGTCAGATGCAGTAATAGAAAAAGATCATATCTGGGACCGTACTGCTTATCCGCGCTCCGGGACTGAGCTGAAGGCCGCTGGTATCCGTTCTCTTAAGCTTTGA
- a CDS encoding Nitroreductase: protein MSTTGQQDAQSLVDFYEVVKGRRSVRKYDPDFKLTDEEIKDLLAAAVLAPSGSNMQPWRFIVITDQELKQQLLPIAFNQEQVVAASAVIAVLVDLKAYTDAPLIYSKAVEAGYMNEETAEKLVTNMSNFVGSLPPERLLHSALIDGGLVSQQLMLAARAKGLDTVPMGGYNVDQFRELMGISERYANVMLIAVGKAAQPGHPTVRLDVDYVTSWNGFNR, encoded by the coding sequence ATGTCAACAACAGGTCAACAGGATGCGCAATCGTTGGTAGATTTTTATGAGGTAGTTAAGGGCAGACGTTCCGTTCGTAAATACGATCCGGATTTCAAGCTGACAGACGAGGAAATTAAGGATCTGCTGGCAGCAGCGGTGCTGGCTCCATCTGGCAGCAATATGCAGCCATGGCGCTTCATCGTAATTACGGATCAGGAGCTGAAGCAGCAGCTGCTTCCGATCGCTTTTAATCAAGAGCAAGTCGTTGCCGCATCGGCAGTTATAGCTGTACTTGTAGACCTTAAAGCGTATACGGACGCTCCGCTCATCTATTCCAAAGCAGTCGAGGCTGGCTATATGAATGAGGAAACAGCTGAGAAGTTGGTGACAAATATGAGCAACTTTGTTGGATCTCTGCCTCCAGAGAGATTGCTTCACTCCGCTCTTATCGACGGAGGTCTCGTGTCTCAGCAGCTGATGCTCGCCGCTCGTGCCAAAGGGCTCGACACAGTCCCGATGGGTGGTTATAATGTGGACCAATTCCGCGAGCTGATGGGCATTTCCGAGCGTTACGCTAATGTAATGCTGATCGCAGTTGGCAAGGCAGCCCAGCCTGGCCATCCTACGGTGAGGCTTGATGTTGATTATGTAACTAGTTGGAACGGTTTTAACCGCTAA
- a CDS encoding phosphate uptake regulator, PhoU: protein MIKRKELDEGLDQLNKMLQEMGDHVESALAKSMHALMTVDVKEAAQIIKQDPELNRLEEKITEIGSKLIATQQPVAKDLRRILVAFRISGDLERMGDLSVDIAKVVMRLEGQTLIKPLIDLPRMSEIVQTMIFESIQSYVQENVDLAYKMAKDDDEVDALYSGIIRELFSLMVGDPKTINQSMLLSFVGRYIERIADHATNIGESVAYLVTGKRPDLNA from the coding sequence ATGATTAAACGCAAGGAGCTTGATGAGGGACTGGATCAGCTGAATAAGATGCTCCAGGAGATGGGTGACCATGTGGAGTCTGCCCTAGCTAAATCCATGCATGCCCTGATGACGGTGGACGTTAAGGAAGCAGCCCAGATTATCAAACAAGACCCTGAGCTCAACCGTCTTGAGGAAAAAATTACAGAGATTGGCTCCAAGCTGATCGCTACGCAACAGCCGGTGGCGAAGGATTTGCGCCGAATCTTGGTCGCGTTTCGCATCTCCGGTGATCTGGAGCGGATGGGCGATCTGTCCGTCGATATCGCCAAAGTAGTTATGCGCCTAGAAGGACAGACGCTTATTAAGCCGCTGATTGATCTGCCGCGGATGTCCGAAATCGTACAGACGATGATTTTTGAGTCGATCCAATCTTATGTGCAGGAAAACGTCGACCTGGCCTACAAGATGGCCAAGGATGACGATGAGGTCGATGCGCTTTATTCGGGAATTATTCGCGAGCTATTCTCGCTCATGGTCGGCGACCCGAAAACGATCAACCAATCGATGCTGCTCAGCTTCGTTGGCCGTTATATTGAGAGGATTGCCGATCACGCCACGAATATCGGCGAGAGCGTCGCCTATCTCGTTACGGGCAAACGCCCGGATTTGAACGCTTAA
- a CDS encoding DNA-binding transcriptional regulator, LysR family has product MMTIVKWRLLVLLERHKKVTLVAQELGLKQPTVTFHMKKMEEEWETVLFHTKTGRILLTDAGRILHRFALQMLQLHEEARQEMKLRGAAVKRLRIQLDVPCREEAAALAGLLLQPFGYALSFTERCSEHADTEQGEPDLLIREALQPSLSKGLHFWEAELKLGVSASHSAFSSLSAQELMDAGVGWIATEASSLLRRQSLNWAAQRQERLFESYTVPDTGTARAMAAQGLGFAILPDFSINGETEHYAQSAQPAAVNGLRLLPLPATPAYGLELVAGAGLQQLDEALYRSLFGGD; this is encoded by the coding sequence ATGATGACAATCGTTAAATGGAGACTGCTCGTCCTGCTGGAGAGACATAAAAAGGTCACTCTTGTCGCTCAGGAGCTAGGCTTAAAGCAGCCGACCGTAACGTTTCATATGAAGAAAATGGAAGAAGAATGGGAGACAGTCCTGTTTCATACGAAAACAGGCCGAATTCTTCTGACTGATGCAGGCCGAATCCTACATCGCTTCGCCCTGCAGATGCTCCAACTACATGAGGAGGCGCGGCAGGAAATGAAACTTCGCGGTGCTGCCGTCAAACGGCTCCGAATTCAGCTGGATGTTCCTTGTCGGGAAGAAGCTGCCGCGCTGGCAGGACTATTGCTTCAACCCTTCGGCTATGCTCTGTCGTTTACGGAAAGATGCTCCGAACATGCCGACACGGAACAAGGTGAGCCGGACCTGTTAATTCGCGAAGCGCTCCAGCCTTCGTTGAGCAAGGGGCTGCACTTCTGGGAAGCAGAGCTTAAGCTTGGCGTATCGGCTTCCCACTCTGCTTTCTCGTCGCTCTCGGCTCAAGAACTTATGGATGCCGGGGTCGGCTGGATTGCAACTGAAGCAAGTTCGCTGTTGCGCCGGCAAAGCCTGAACTGGGCAGCCCAGCGGCAAGAGCGCTTATTCGAAAGTTATACAGTACCGGATACGGGAACAGCGCGTGCAATGGCAGCTCAAGGATTAGGTTTTGCAATTCTGCCCGATTTTAGCATTAACGGGGAAACCGAGCACTATGCACAATCCGCTCAACCCGCTGCGGTTAACGGCCTCCGGCTTCTCCCCCTGCCCGCGACTCCTGCCTATGGATTAGAGCTAGTGGCCGGAGCTGGTCTGCAGCAGCTCGACGAAGCGCTGTATAGGAGCTTGTTCGGAGGAGACTGA
- a CDS encoding phosphate ABC transporter ATP-binding protein, PhoT family, producing MKQIMEIDRLNLHYGEFHALKDMKLDIPERTITAFIGPSGCGKSTFLRTLNRMNDLVPGVRIDGSVKLDGQDIYGADTEVETLRKRVGMVFQQPNPFPKSIFDNVAYGPRLHGIRDKARLNEIVERSLRGASLWEEVKDLLGKSALSLSGGQQQRLCIARALAVEPDVLLMDEATSALDPLSTLKIEELVRELKKDYTIVMVTHNMHQAARVSDRTVFFLNGELVEADETEKLFSTPVDARTEDYITGRFG from the coding sequence ATGAAACAGATCATGGAGATTGATCGCTTGAATCTGCATTACGGCGAGTTCCACGCCCTTAAAGATATGAAGCTCGATATTCCGGAGCGGACAATTACCGCCTTCATTGGTCCATCGGGCTGCGGTAAGTCGACGTTTCTGCGTACGCTCAACCGGATGAATGATCTCGTTCCCGGCGTGCGAATCGATGGCAGCGTTAAGCTGGACGGCCAGGACATTTACGGCGCGGACACAGAAGTTGAAACGCTGCGCAAACGAGTAGGTATGGTGTTTCAACAGCCGAATCCTTTTCCAAAGTCGATCTTCGACAACGTAGCCTATGGTCCTCGCCTGCATGGCATTCGGGATAAAGCTCGGCTGAATGAGATCGTTGAGCGCAGTCTGCGCGGCGCTTCGCTGTGGGAGGAAGTCAAGGATCTGCTGGGTAAGTCGGCTCTCAGCCTGTCTGGCGGCCAACAGCAGCGCCTCTGTATCGCTCGCGCGCTTGCAGTGGAGCCGGATGTGCTGCTCATGGATGAGGCGACTTCCGCCCTTGATCCGCTCTCAACGCTTAAGATTGAAGAACTCGTCCGCGAGCTTAAAAAGGATTACACGATCGTCATGGTGACGCACAATATGCATCAGGCAGCTCGTGTGTCGGATCGGACCGTCTTTTTCCTGAACGGCGAGCTTGTGGAGGCGGATGAAACGGAGAAGCTGTTCTCAACTCCGGTCGACGCTAGAACGGAAGACTATATTACGGGACGCTTCGGTTAA
- a CDS encoding Uncharacterized membrane protein YeaQ/YmgE, transglycosylase-associated protein family yields MSLLWALIVGGIIGWLAGMLVGRDVPGGIIGNIVAGFIGAWLGSMLLGQWGPVVGGFFFVPALIGAIVLVLIVSLILGSMRRAR; encoded by the coding sequence ATGTCACTGTTATGGGCACTTATCGTAGGTGGTATCATCGGCTGGCTGGCAGGAATGCTGGTAGGTCGTGATGTACCAGGAGGAATTATCGGCAACATCGTAGCAGGCTTCATCGGTGCATGGCTCGGTTCCATGCTGCTTGGACAATGGGGTCCAGTCGTAGGCGGGTTCTTCTTTGTACCGGCTTTGATTGGCGCGATTGTACTCGTCTTGATTGTCAGCCTGATCCTTGGAAGCATGCGCCGCGCCCGTTAA
- a CDS encoding phosphate ABC transporter membrane protein 1, PhoT family translates to MKATIEPSTRSSEGANPAAPTLGEAVSQPMNVSSKQTPGGQPSGNKPVARKRSRSGSEWFGKTYTMICVSVLIITIFSIVYFVASKGLATFFVNGVSLKEFLTGVKWAPDGDPQKFGALPFITGSFMTSILAACISAPLAFCAAIFMTELMPKFGKTVMQPVIELLAGIPSVVYGFVGLSVIVPFLRSVFPGQGLGIAAGAIVLSIMILPTITTIATDAMSNLPRGLKEGSYALGATRWQTISRSILPAVLPAMLTGVVLGIARAFGEALAVQMVIGNAPHIPNSLFESASTLTSVITLSMGNTIMGTVQNNVLWSLALMLLTMTFVFIFIVRVLERRSLR, encoded by the coding sequence ATGAAAGCCACTATAGAACCTTCAACTAGAAGCTCCGAAGGCGCAAACCCTGCTGCGCCGACCCTAGGAGAGGCGGTAAGCCAACCGATGAATGTTTCCTCCAAGCAGACCCCAGGCGGCCAGCCTTCGGGCAATAAACCTGTTGCCCGCAAACGCAGTCGCTCCGGCAGCGAGTGGTTCGGCAAAACGTATACGATGATTTGCGTTTCTGTGCTCATCATCACTATTTTTTCGATCGTTTATTTTGTTGCTTCCAAAGGGCTGGCCACCTTTTTCGTTAATGGCGTCAGCCTCAAGGAGTTCCTGACCGGCGTCAAATGGGCACCGGACGGAGATCCGCAAAAATTCGGAGCGCTCCCGTTCATTACAGGCTCGTTCATGACGTCCATTTTGGCCGCGTGTATTTCGGCGCCGCTCGCTTTTTGCGCCGCGATATTCATGACGGAGCTCATGCCTAAGTTCGGCAAAACGGTTATGCAGCCAGTCATCGAGCTGCTGGCGGGCATTCCTTCCGTTGTATACGGATTTGTCGGTCTTAGTGTAATCGTTCCTTTCCTGCGTTCTGTATTCCCTGGACAAGGTCTCGGTATCGCAGCGGGAGCAATTGTGCTGTCCATCATGATCCTGCCGACGATTACGACAATCGCTACGGACGCAATGTCCAACTTGCCGCGCGGCCTCAAGGAAGGCAGCTACGCGCTAGGCGCGACGCGCTGGCAGACGATTTCGCGCAGCATTTTGCCTGCGGTGCTGCCAGCGATGTTGACTGGCGTCGTGCTTGGCATTGCGCGGGCTTTCGGCGAGGCGCTCGCTGTTCAGATGGTTATCGGCAACGCGCCGCATATACCGAACTCCCTGTTCGAGTCAGCTTCTACGCTGACGAGCGTTATTACGCTAAGCATGGGTAATACAATCATGGGCACCGTTCAAAATAACGTGCTGTGGAGCTTGGCGCTCATGCTTCTGACGATGACTTTCGTCTTTATCTTTATCGTCCGCGTTCTGGAAAGGAGAAGTCTGCGATGA
- a CDS encoding phosphocarrier protein: MQSQTFTVIHPQGFHARPSKLFVEKASSFPCKVTLYKGAKKANGKSSLGLLTLGISAGSEITLETDGEQEEQALQELGEMLTKIYEE; the protein is encoded by the coding sequence ATGCAATCCCAAACTTTCACTGTTATCCATCCACAAGGGTTCCATGCCCGTCCAAGCAAGCTTTTTGTAGAAAAAGCAAGCTCTTTCCCTTGCAAGGTCACACTGTATAAAGGGGCTAAGAAAGCCAACGGCAAAAGCTCGCTTGGCTTGCTGACACTCGGCATTTCGGCAGGCAGCGAGATTACGCTGGAAACCGATGGTGAGCAAGAGGAGCAGGCGCTGCAGGAATTGGGCGAAATGCTGACTAAAATTTACGAAGAATAA
- a CDS encoding phosphate ABC transporter membrane protein 2, PhoT family: MRLSNKQVDRIATGVFYFFAFLIIVILGGLIGFILYRGIGHLSFDFLTSPPQTFKVGGGIGPQLFNSLFLLVLTMLITVPIGIGAGIYMAEYSRPGKFTDFIRLVVEVLSSFPSIVVGLFGLLVFVNYFDLKFSLLAGALALTVFNLPLMVRITEQGIRGVPREQKEAGLALGLTRWKTITKVMLPVALPTILTGTILAAGRVFGEAAALLFTAGMSSPRLDFTDWNPFSPVSPLNPLRPAETLAVHIWKINSEGIAPDAAQIAAGASTVLIITVLLFNLGSRWLGRYMYRKLTASK; the protein is encoded by the coding sequence ATGAGATTATCCAACAAGCAGGTCGACCGCATCGCGACCGGAGTATTTTACTTCTTCGCCTTTCTGATCATCGTCATATTGGGCGGATTGATCGGTTTCATTTTGTATCGTGGTATCGGCCATCTCAGCTTCGACTTCCTGACTTCCCCGCCACAAACGTTCAAAGTCGGCGGAGGCATCGGCCCGCAGCTATTCAATTCCTTGTTCTTACTCGTGCTGACGATGCTGATTACAGTACCGATCGGCATCGGCGCCGGTATCTATATGGCGGAATACTCTCGCCCCGGCAAGTTTACGGATTTCATTCGCCTGGTCGTCGAGGTTCTGTCCTCGTTCCCTTCCATCGTTGTTGGCCTGTTCGGCCTGCTCGTGTTCGTGAACTACTTCGATCTTAAGTTTTCCTTGCTGGCCGGCGCATTGGCGCTCACTGTGTTCAACTTGCCGCTTATGGTGCGGATTACCGAGCAGGGCATTCGAGGCGTTCCCCGCGAGCAAAAGGAAGCGGGCCTCGCCCTCGGCTTGACCCGCTGGAAAACAATTACGAAAGTGATGCTCCCGGTAGCTCTGCCAACGATTCTGACCGGTACCATTTTGGCCGCTGGCCGCGTCTTCGGCGAAGCCGCAGCACTGCTGTTCACGGCTGGCATGAGCTCGCCGCGACTGGACTTTACCGACTGGAATCCGTTCAGCCCGGTATCACCGCTCAACCCGCTCCGTCCAGCGGAAACTCTGGCCGTTCATATTTGGAAAATCAACAGCGAAGGTATTGCGCCTGATGCGGCTCAAATCGCAGCAGGTGCTTCCACGGTGTTGATCATTACGGTGCTGCTGTTCAATCTGGGATCGCGCTGGTTGGGTCGCTATATGTATCGTAAGCTGACGGCATCCAAATAA
- a CDS encoding phosphate ABC transporter substrate-binding protein, PhoT family: protein MKKTMLVMMTMVLALTLAACGSKNGNETSGGGGAEGLSGSILAAGSTAMQPLVEQVANKFMADSKYSGITVQVQGGGSGTGLTQVSEGQADIGNSDIFANEKFKDGDATKAEELVDHQVAVVAMSTVVNKDIAIDNLTKQQLVDIFTGKVTNWKEVGGADAKIVIVNRPSSSGTRKTFEKYGLGTASEDLPGNIQEDSSGTVKKLVGETPGAIGYLALSYLDDSVKTVKLDGVEATPDNVKAGTYPIWAYQHMYTKGEPNEAVKAFLDYMLTDDIQKTDVTELGYIAINEMQVKRDDAGNIVKK from the coding sequence ATGAAGAAGACGATGCTGGTCATGATGACGATGGTTCTTGCTTTGACGCTTGCTGCATGCGGTAGTAAAAACGGCAACGAAACAAGCGGTGGCGGAGGCGCAGAGGGCCTGAGCGGTTCCATCCTGGCAGCTGGCTCAACAGCCATGCAGCCTCTGGTTGAGCAAGTAGCCAATAAATTCATGGCCGATTCCAAATATAGCGGGATCACGGTTCAGGTTCAGGGCGGCGGCAGCGGCACCGGGCTGACTCAAGTTTCCGAAGGACAAGCTGACATCGGCAACTCCGACATTTTTGCAAATGAGAAGTTCAAAGACGGTGACGCTACTAAAGCAGAAGAGCTTGTTGACCATCAAGTTGCAGTCGTAGCTATGTCAACAGTCGTTAACAAAGACATCGCCATCGACAACCTGACTAAGCAGCAACTGGTTGACATCTTCACTGGCAAAGTAACGAACTGGAAAGAAGTTGGCGGCGCAGACGCGAAAATCGTCATCGTCAACCGTCCATCCAGCTCCGGTACCCGCAAAACTTTCGAGAAATACGGTCTTGGCACGGCTTCTGAAGATCTCCCAGGTAACATTCAAGAGGATTCCTCCGGTACAGTTAAGAAGCTCGTCGGCGAAACGCCTGGAGCGATCGGTTATCTGGCTCTGTCGTACCTGGACGATTCCGTTAAAACGGTGAAGCTTGACGGTGTGGAAGCAACTCCAGACAACGTCAAAGCAGGCACGTATCCGATCTGGGCTTACCAACATATGTACACGAAGGGCGAGCCGAACGAAGCGGTTAAAGCTTTCCTGGACTACATGTTGACGGACGATATTCAAAAGACCGACGTAACGGAGCTTGGCTACATCGCTATCAATGAAATGCAAGTGAAGCGCGATGACGCCGGCAACATTGTAAAAAAATAA
- a CDS encoding phosphate ABC transporter ATP-binding protein, PhoT family — protein sequence MAIVAPSISSAGASTKPGGGAALAAEQLSIFYSDKEAVKKVDLSFAPSSVTALIGPSGCGKSTFLRSLNRMNDTIPSASMKGSIWLDGEDINAPGTDVVTLRQRIGMVWQKPNPFYKSIYENIAFGPRYHGIKNKQELNEIVESCLRRTALWEETKDRLHQSALALSGGQQQRLCIARALSVQPEILLMDEPASALDPVSTAKIEELISELKQEFCIVIVTHNMHQAARVSDKTAFFYMGNLIEHNDTNVIFTNPENKQTDDYISGRFG from the coding sequence ATGGCGATTGTAGCCCCATCTATCAGCTCCGCCGGAGCAAGCACGAAACCCGGCGGCGGCGCCGCCCTGGCTGCGGAGCAACTGAGCATATTTTATAGTGACAAAGAAGCAGTCAAAAAAGTGGACCTTAGCTTTGCTCCAAGCAGCGTAACTGCGCTGATCGGTCCGTCCGGCTGCGGTAAATCTACTTTTTTGCGAAGTCTTAATCGGATGAATGATACGATCCCAAGCGCAAGCATGAAGGGCAGCATCTGGCTGGATGGAGAAGATATCAATGCTCCGGGTACGGATGTCGTTACGTTGCGCCAGCGGATCGGCATGGTCTGGCAAAAGCCGAACCCGTTTTACAAGTCGATCTACGAGAATATCGCTTTTGGCCCTCGCTACCACGGCATCAAAAACAAGCAAGAGCTCAATGAAATTGTAGAATCCTGCTTGCGCCGCACTGCGCTGTGGGAGGAAACGAAGGATCGGCTGCATCAGTCGGCGCTTGCCCTCTCCGGCGGCCAGCAGCAGCGGTTATGCATCGCTCGTGCGCTCTCCGTTCAGCCGGAAATTCTGCTAATGGATGAGCCGGCATCTGCGCTTGACCCGGTATCAACCGCGAAGATCGAGGAGCTGATCTCCGAGCTGAAGCAGGAATTCTGCATCGTTATCGTGACGCATAACATGCATCAGGCGGCACGCGTTTCAGATAAGACGGCCTTTTTCTATATGGGCAATCTGATCGAGCACAACGATACAAACGTCATCTTCACCAATCCGGAGAACAAGCAGACCGATGACTATATCTCGGGACGCTTCGGCTAG